One part of the Phragmites australis chromosome 3, lpPhrAust1.1, whole genome shotgun sequence genome encodes these proteins:
- the LOC133912953 gene encoding protein IQ-DOMAIN 5-like, producing the protein MGISSKWIKSLVGIRKQEKGQNTRKQEKEQNAESTETRSFTDQSLHKRKHSLEPEGALAVGEIAVQSGLLNDDNNIQAFSNPICSDSTLREVRVSQTEHYSKEDLAATVIQSAFRAFLARRALRALKGIVLLQALIRGHTVRKQTAETLQCMQALIKAQARVRARQVRVALENQVAQKRVPEQDDHENHVREVEGGWCGSIGSMEEMQAKVLKRQEAAAKRERAMAYALTHQRQASSKQHKSTSLQGLELDDNHWGSNWLDRWMAVRPWENRLLDNNAKESMPTHDDKQDEETKSQITPKGKMPISSTGPSKKKGVNHKKSYSDVSCTSFARPTSALPSTSLGSSKQKAKISDEVFEEVSSQTTDLASKAVSNTKDKLVQANTPAKKRLSLPNNVGGEAGKVSTRKNSMNKSASARSDPKARANTPNQGGKQVELQA; encoded by the exons ATGGGTATCTCATCCAAGTGGATTAAATCGTTGGTCGGCATAAGGAAGCAAGAAAAAGGGCAGAATACAAGAAAGCAAGAAAAGGAACAAAATGCTGAGAGCACTGAAACT AGGAGCTTTACTGATCAATCGCTGCACAAACGGAAACATTCTTTGGAACCTGAAGGTGCACTTGCAGTGGGCGAAATTGCAGTACAAAGTGGACTACtgaatgatgacaacaacatACAAGCGTTTTCAAATCCGATTTGTTCAGACAGTACATTACGTGAAGTACGTGTTTCTCAGACAGAACATTATAGTAAAGAGGATTTGGCAGCGACAGTTATCCAGTCTGCGTTTCGAGCGTTCTTG GCTAGGCGTGCTTTACGAGCTTTGAAAGGAATAGTTCTACTTCAAGCCCTTATCAGGGGTCATACAGTAAGAAAGCAGACAGCAGAAACACTTCAGTGTATGCAAGCACTGATAAAAGCCCAAGCTCGTGTTCGAGCAAGACAAGTTCGTGTTGCTTTAGAAAATCAAGTGGCACAAAAAAGGGTTCCTGAACAAGATGATCATGAGAACCATGTCCGAGAAGTTGAG GGAGGCTGGTGTGGTAGTATTGGTTCCATGGAGGAAATGCAAGCTAAAGTATTGAAAAGGCAAGAAGCTGCTGCCAAACGTGAGAGGGCAATGGCGTATGCTTTGACTCATCAG CGGCAAGCTAGTTCCAAGCAACATAAATCTACGAGTCTACAAGGTCTCGAACTTGATGACAACCACTGGGGGTCAAACTGGTTGGACAGGTGGATGGCTGTACGTCCATGGGAGAACAGGTTACTTGACAATAATGCGAAAGAGAGTATGCCAACACATGACGATAAACAGGATGAGGAAACAAAGTCTCAGATCACACCAAAGGGCAAGATGCCAATTTCAAGTACTGGTCCGAGCAAGAAGAAAGGCGTAAACCACAAAAAGTCATATTCCGATGTTAGTTGTACTTCGTTTGCACGACCGACAAGTGCACTACCATCCACCTCTTTGGGGTCATCCAAACAAAAGGCAAAGATTTCGGATGAAGTTTTTGAGGAAGTCAGCTCCCAAACGACAGATCTAGCTTCTAAGGCTGTGAGCAATACAAAAGATAAGCTTGTGCAAGCGAATACACCAGCCAAGAAGCGGCTATCCCTGCCAAATAATG TTGGTGGGGAAGCAGGAAAGGTATCGACACGCAAAAATTCGATGAACAAATCTGCCAGCGCTAGGTCTGATCCGAAAGCACGAGCAAACACTCCTAACCAAGGTGGGAAGCAAGTTGAGTTACAGGCCTGA